The following coding sequences are from one Arcobacter nitrofigilis DSM 7299 window:
- a CDS encoding AraC family transcriptional regulator — MAYKNSEAQLPLKIALMILGILEKESNFNLKKFLERKGITSKIIAQDDFTVGMSFLKDPILSVLDEKKDYTILYNLAKHSTPNNLGILGYLMIHSKDVHEALSKFCKYYALIGKKMKLVFTDDEDGYKIVLYFHDENGILVDLENYLVMIHFFNIIHLINYIIPKSIEPSYMKFIQEEPTFPLEDKKVVGIKTFFCQEENSIHFSKNCIKIETISANEYLLKVFEKEAEDALNLKLNEGGLKEKISGLILISSTQLDISLKSISLKAGLTPRVLQKKLKEEGTSFSKILLEVRKKLSIYYLSRNIDLLTISLNIGYLDISIFFRAFKKWYGITPTQWKEKNL; from the coding sequence TTGGCGTATAAAAACAGTGAAGCTCAGCTACCATTAAAAATTGCATTGATGATATTAGGTATTTTAGAAAAAGAATCTAATTTTAATTTAAAAAAATTTTTAGAAAGAAAAGGAATAACTTCTAAAATAATTGCACAAGATGATTTTACAGTTGGCATGTCATTTTTAAAAGATCCAATTTTAAGTGTTTTAGATGAAAAGAAAGATTATACAATTTTATATAATCTAGCAAAACACTCCACTCCAAATAATCTAGGGATATTGGGTTATTTAATGATTCACTCAAAAGATGTACATGAAGCTTTGAGCAAGTTTTGCAAATATTATGCTTTAATTGGTAAAAAAATGAAGTTAGTTTTTACTGATGATGAAGATGGCTACAAAATAGTGTTGTATTTCCATGATGAAAATGGTATTTTAGTTGACTTGGAAAATTATCTTGTAATGATACATTTTTTTAATATTATTCATTTAATTAATTATATTATTCCTAAAAGTATCGAACCATCATATATGAAATTTATACAAGAAGAACCAACTTTTCCCCTAGAAGATAAAAAAGTAGTTGGGATAAAAACATTTTTTTGTCAAGAAGAAAATTCAATTCATTTTAGTAAAAATTGTATAAAAATTGAAACTATATCAGCAAACGAATATTTATTAAAAGTATTTGAAAAAGAAGCAGAAGATGCACTAAATTTAAAATTAAATGAGGGTGGATTAAAAGAAAAAATTTCAGGACTAATTTTAATATCTTCAACACAATTAGATATATCACTTAAAAGTATTTCTTTAAAAGCTGGATTAACTCCTAGAGTATTACAAAAAAAGTTAAAAGAAGAAGGCACCAGTTTTAGTAAAATTTTATTAGAAGTTAGAAAAAAATTATCTATTTATTATCTTTCAAGAAATATAGATTTGTTAACAATATCTTTAAACATTGGTTATCTTGATATAAGTATATTTTTTAGAGCTTTTAAAAAATGGTATGGAATAACTCCTACTCAGTGGAAAGAAAAAAATCTCTAA
- a CDS encoding CopD family protein, producing the protein MNFYYLLLSFHLISVITWISTIVYIGRLIFLQLGNKNTILQEEAYLIYKKISMPAFIATIFFGIILLFLNKSLLETGFWIYIKFFLISLIIIVHHLCKIYLNQIEKDELKKSNHYLKYLSLSPLFFTALIIILTINKPF; encoded by the coding sequence ATGAATTTTTATTATCTATTATTATCATTTCATCTTATTTCAGTAATTACATGGATTTCAACTATAGTTTACATTGGTAGGCTTATTTTTCTACAACTTGGCAACAAAAATACCATTCTTCAAGAAGAAGCCTATTTAATTTATAAAAAAATCTCAATGCCTGCTTTCATTGCTACTATTTTTTTTGGGATTATTTTACTTTTTTTAAATAAATCACTTTTAGAAACAGGTTTTTGGATTTATATTAAATTCTTTTTAATTTCACTAATCATTATAGTTCATCATTTATGTAAAATTTATTTAAATCAAATTGAAAAAGATGAATTAAAAAAGAGTAATCACTATTTAAAATATTTGAGTTTATCACCTCTTTTTTTTACTGCTTTAATTATTATTTTAACAATAAATAAACCTTTTTAG
- a CDS encoding DUF3817 domain-containing protein, producing MFKNQFSNFRLISYIEGISYIILVFIAMPLKYLEENIVLMKIMGMGHGLLFMLFCIFLFSYSKTHNINKETVRNYFIYSLSPFGFLLIENSLKKKCNEWY from the coding sequence ATGTTTAAGAATCAATTTTCTAACTTCAGACTTATTTCATACATCGAAGGTATATCTTATATTATTTTAGTTTTTATTGCTATGCCACTAAAATATTTAGAAGAAAATATAGTTCTAATGAAAATAATGGGAATGGGACATGGTCTTTTGTTTATGCTTTTTTGTATTTTTTTATTTAGCTATTCAAAAACGCATAATATAAATAAAGAAACTGTACGGAATTATTTTATATATTCTCTCAGTCCTTTTGGATTTTTACTAATTGAAAATAGTTTAAAAAAAAAGTGTAATGAATGGTATTAA
- a CDS encoding rhodanese-like domain-containing protein, whose protein sequence is MKIIGIVVLTLIVIFLIYKYIQVSNIDKNSNLISTAKGIILDVRPNKAYESNHIKGAINISMNDIFEGAYKSLDKKQTYYIYCYLGLMSIKVSTFLKEKGFENIINCGPMSEVNKYINCVK, encoded by the coding sequence ATGAAAATAATTGGAATTGTAGTCTTAACTTTAATAGTGATATTCTTAATATATAAATATATTCAAGTTTCAAATATAGATAAAAATAGTAATCTAATCTCTACTGCAAAAGGTATAATTTTAGATGTTAGACCAAATAAAGCATATGAAAGTAATCATATTAAAGGTGCAATAAATATCAGTATGAATGATATATTTGAAGGTGCATATAAAAGTTTGGATAAAAAGCAAACCTATTATATTTATTGTTATCTGGGACTAATGTCAATTAAGGTGAGTACTTTTTTAAAAGAAAAAGGTTTTGAGAATATTATTAATTGTGGACCAATGAGTGAAGTAAATAAATATATAAATTGTGTAAAATAA
- the purH gene encoding bifunctional phosphoribosylaminoimidazolecarboxamide formyltransferase/IMP cyclohydrolase: MRALISVSDKSGVENFAKELVKLGYEIISTGGTYKALQNAGIAVIEANEVTKFPECFEGRVKTLNPYIHGGILHRRDKQSHLDQAKELGVEGIDLVCVNLYPFKATIEKTDDFEEIIENIDIGGPAMVRSAAKNHDSVIIVTDVVDYDLVLNNLKNDTNTQEFRRDMMIKAYEHTAAYDAMIANYMNKRFNNGMGAKQFIVGEKVFDTRYGENPHQKGALYEFDKHLSNKFITLKGEASFNNMGDISGAAKIASAFGDDNAVCIVKHGNPCGFAIKDTLLESYTEALKCDPISAFGGVVAVNGVVDLDLAVKMNEIFLEVVFAADFTPEAEVELNKKKRIKLFKQGTSKLEMANDAFNFKIVDGGFVYQDADKVEDDEVRNSELKSKREASEQEVKDMEIAYKVASLTKSNCVVYVKNSAMVAVGMGMTSRVDAAKAALRKAEDLGIDVTGSVLASEAFFPFRDSIDEANKAGVKCVIEPGGSIRDDEIIEAADEYGMSLYFSGKRHFLH, encoded by the coding sequence TTGAGAGCATTAATCAGTGTTAGCGATAAAAGTGGTGTTGAGAATTTTGCAAAAGAGTTAGTAAAATTAGGTTACGAGATAATTAGTACAGGTGGTACTTATAAAGCTTTACAAAATGCAGGAATAGCAGTAATTGAAGCAAACGAAGTTACAAAATTCCCAGAGTGTTTTGAAGGAAGAGTAAAAACTTTAAACCCATATATTCATGGTGGAATTTTACATAGAAGAGACAAACAATCTCACTTAGATCAAGCAAAAGAGTTAGGTGTTGAAGGTATTGATTTAGTATGTGTAAACCTGTATCCATTTAAAGCAACTATTGAAAAAACTGATGACTTTGAAGAGATTATCGAAAACATTGATATCGGTGGTCCTGCTATGGTGCGAAGTGCTGCTAAAAACCATGATTCTGTTATTATTGTAACTGATGTTGTTGATTATGACTTAGTATTAAATAATCTAAAAAATGACACAAATACTCAAGAGTTCAGAAGAGATATGATGATAAAAGCATATGAGCATACAGCTGCCTATGATGCGATGATTGCAAACTACATGAACAAAAGATTCAATAATGGAATGGGTGCAAAACAATTCATCGTAGGTGAAAAAGTATTTGATACAAGATATGGAGAAAACCCACACCAAAAAGGTGCCTTATATGAGTTTGATAAACACCTATCAAATAAATTTATTACTTTAAAAGGTGAAGCATCTTTTAACAACATGGGAGATATAAGTGGAGCTGCTAAAATAGCATCAGCATTTGGTGATGACAATGCAGTATGTATTGTAAAACACGGAAATCCATGTGGATTTGCTATCAAAGATACACTTTTAGAAAGCTATACTGAAGCTCTTAAATGTGACCCAATCTCAGCATTTGGTGGAGTTGTAGCAGTAAATGGTGTAGTTGATTTAGACTTAGCTGTTAAGATGAATGAAATTTTCCTAGAAGTAGTATTTGCAGCTGACTTTACTCCTGAAGCTGAAGTTGAGTTAAACAAGAAAAAAAGAATCAAACTATTCAAACAAGGAACATCTAAACTTGAAATGGCAAACGATGCTTTCAACTTCAAAATAGTTGATGGTGGATTTGTTTATCAAGATGCTGATAAAGTAGAAGATGATGAGGTAAGAAACTCAGAACTAAAATCAAAAAGAGAAGCAAGCGAACAAGAAGTAAAAGATATGGAAATCGCATACAAAGTAGCTAGTTTAACAAAATCAAACTGTGTAGTATACGTGAAAAACTCAGCTATGGTAGCAGTTGGTATGGGTATGACAAGTAGAGTAGATGCAGCAAAAGCAGCTCTTAGAAAAGCAGAAGATTTAGGTATCGATGTAACAGGTTCAGTTTTAGCATCTGAAGCATTCTTTCCCTTTAGAGATAGTATCGATGAAGCAAATAAAGCCGGTGTAAAATGTGTAATTGAACCAGGTGGAAGTATTAGAGATGATGAGATTATAGAGGCAGCAGATGAGTATGGTATGTCTCTTTATTTCAGTGGTAAGAGACATTTCTTACATTAG
- the amt gene encoding ammonium transporter: protein MNNMDLLWILLCGFLVFMMQLGFALVETGTVRTKNTINVAMKNLIDTVFSIIFFWIIGFGIMFGTDNFGLIGHNKFLIDGLDLEENAIFFFQAMFAATAITIISGAVAERIKFTSYIVVSIIVSAIIYPIFGHWAWNDTGWLKELGFIDFAGSTVVHSLGAWIGLAGTIVLGPRLGKFKKNGKIKYFAPSNHNFIVFGVFILFFAWFGFNAGSLLKFNFSVTSILLNTLLSAVFGGFGAWTITLYNKEKVDVELFSFGIIAGLVGITAGCYELTIAQSAFVGFVSAYVMHYGDQFLVKKLKIDDPLSVVSIHGFAGVWGTIAVGILGKLPENFTRVHFIYVQTLGVVVAFVFAFSLGLILFYFLFRINLLRVSKKHEVLGLNRSEHNAKLPWVDTIESIVNIMKTGNLQKKIHEERDTEVGIVAKFFNHLLVILRDKNAKLTTSNNNLRTKAYYDALTGIHNRRGLYERIKDKILNPNYCLAILDIDKFKLVNDTYGHDVGDEILKELANSVSKKIRQNDIFARWGGEEFILLLKTKDLQVAENIAEKLRIDISKTEFPTVKHITASFGISSFKNSEQSFEEVFKNADKALYQAKENGRNRVFTF from the coding sequence ATGAACAATATGGATTTATTATGGATTTTACTTTGCGGATTTTTAGTATTTATGATGCAACTTGGCTTTGCACTTGTTGAAACGGGAACGGTAAGAACTAAAAATACTATCAATGTAGCCATGAAAAATCTTATTGATACTGTATTTAGTATAATTTTCTTTTGGATTATTGGCTTTGGAATAATGTTTGGAACTGATAATTTCGGACTTATTGGACATAATAAATTTCTAATTGATGGATTAGACTTGGAAGAAAATGCTATATTCTTCTTCCAAGCGATGTTTGCAGCAACTGCCATAACAATCATTTCAGGGGCAGTTGCGGAGAGAATAAAATTTACAAGTTACATTGTAGTTTCTATAATAGTATCTGCGATTATCTATCCAATATTTGGACATTGGGCATGGAATGATACTGGTTGGTTAAAAGAGCTTGGATTTATCGATTTTGCAGGTTCAACTGTTGTACACTCACTTGGAGCTTGGATTGGATTAGCAGGAACAATCGTTTTAGGTCCAAGACTTGGTAAATTTAAAAAGAATGGAAAAATAAAATATTTTGCTCCTAGTAACCACAACTTTATCGTATTTGGTGTATTTATTCTATTTTTTGCTTGGTTTGGCTTCAATGCAGGAAGTCTTTTAAAATTTAACTTTTCTGTAACTTCTATATTGTTAAATACACTTTTATCAGCTGTTTTTGGTGGATTTGGTGCTTGGACTATAACTTTATATAATAAAGAGAAAGTAGATGTTGAATTATTTAGTTTTGGTATTATTGCCGGACTAGTAGGGATTACAGCTGGATGTTATGAATTAACTATTGCACAATCTGCATTTGTAGGTTTTGTATCTGCTTATGTGATGCACTATGGTGACCAATTTTTAGTAAAAAAACTTAAAATAGACGATCCTCTAAGCGTCGTTAGTATACATGGTTTTGCAGGAGTTTGGGGGACAATTGCTGTTGGGATATTAGGGAAACTTCCAGAAAACTTCACTAGAGTTCACTTTATTTATGTACAAACCTTAGGTGTAGTAGTTGCTTTTGTTTTTGCATTTAGTTTAGGTCTTATTTTATTTTACTTTTTGTTTAGAATAAACCTTTTAAGAGTTAGTAAAAAACATGAAGTTTTAGGATTAAATAGAAGTGAACATAATGCAAAACTTCCTTGGGTTGATACCATTGAAAGTATTGTAAATATAATGAAAACTGGAAATCTTCAGAAAAAGATTCATGAAGAAAGAGATACAGAAGTAGGAATTGTAGCTAAGTTTTTTAATCACCTTTTAGTGATTTTAAGGGATAAAAATGCAAAACTTACTACTTCAAATAACAACTTAAGAACAAAAGCTTATTATGATGCCTTAACAGGTATTCATAATAGAAGAGGACTATATGAAAGAATTAAAGACAAAATTTTAAATCCTAATTATTGTCTTGCTATATTAGATATAGACAAATTTAAATTAGTAAATGATACTTATGGACATGATGTTGGAGATGAGATTTTAAAAGAGTTAGCAAATTCTGTTTCAAAAAAAATAAGACAAAATGATATTTTTGCAAGATGGGGTGGTGAAGAGTTTATATTATTACTAAAAACAAAAGATTTACAAGTTGCTGAAAATATTGCAGAGAAGCTTAGAATTGATATATCAAAAACTGAATTTCCTACTGTAAAACATATAACTGCATCTTTTGGAATAAGTAGTTTCAAAAACTCAGAACAAAGCTTCGAGGAAGTATTCAAAAACGCAGATAAAGCTCTATACCAAGCAAAAGAAAATGGAAGGAATAGAGTATTTACCTTTTAA
- a CDS encoding D-alanine--D-alanine ligase family protein — MKIEIITAENEKLKENGFGSLAVCTNILNTLKVTYDNTRMNICKSEEDLEKVLKRRPDLVILAVKYIELRNKSNILLCDYFKKHNINYTGCEKDVLKYDSNKVLAKSFLRRKGINTADYFIAMPKEYKEKEFPLEFPVFLKPVNTSNSYGIDEFSLANNFKEYESKILSLYTQFKEPILVEKYLDGREFTVAIIKKDEKELLVSAIEILAPLSNSGNNILSEKVKRENSEKLLIIEDTLLKNKIEKIAQDSFMYLDIRDYGRIDIKMNKVGECFFLEANLIPGMNERTDYFPRAFKLTQDLNYDNILEMMVESAIQRVSVINTNNIDTVN; from the coding sequence GTGAAAATTGAGATTATAACTGCTGAAAATGAAAAGCTAAAAGAGAATGGCTTTGGTTCTTTAGCTGTTTGCACAAATATATTAAATACTTTGAAAGTTACATATGATAATACAAGAATGAATATCTGCAAAAGTGAAGAAGACTTAGAAAAAGTACTAAAAAGAAGACCTGACTTAGTTATTTTGGCAGTTAAATATATTGAACTAAGAAATAAATCCAATATTTTGTTGTGTGATTATTTTAAAAAGCATAATATAAACTACACAGGATGTGAAAAAGATGTATTAAAATATGATTCTAATAAAGTTCTTGCAAAATCATTCTTAAGAAGAAAAGGCATAAATACAGCAGACTATTTTATAGCTATGCCTAAAGAGTACAAAGAAAAAGAGTTTCCCTTAGAATTTCCAGTTTTTTTAAAGCCTGTAAATACTTCAAATAGTTATGGAATAGATGAGTTTTCATTGGCTAATAATTTTAAAGAATATGAAAGCAAAATATTATCTTTATATACTCAATTTAAAGAACCAATTTTAGTAGAAAAGTATCTTGATGGAAGAGAATTTACAGTTGCTATTATAAAAAAAGATGAAAAGGAACTATTAGTAAGTGCAATAGAAATATTAGCTCCCCTTTCAAATTCTGGAAACAATATTTTAAGTGAAAAAGTAAAAAGAGAAAATAGTGAAAAACTCTTAATTATTGAAGATACTCTTCTTAAAAATAAAATCGAAAAAATAGCCCAAGACTCTTTTATGTATTTAGATATAAGGGATTATGGAAGAATTGATATTAAAATGAATAAAGTTGGTGAATGTTTTTTTCTCGAAGCTAATTTAATCCCTGGAATGAATGAAAGAACTGATTATTTTCCAAGAGCATTTAAACTAACCCAAGATTTAAATTATGATAATATACTAGAGATGATGGTTGAAAGTGCTATCCAAAGAGTTTCTGTAATAAATACTAATAATATTGATACTGTTAATTAA
- a CDS encoding sulfite exporter TauE/SafE family protein, whose amino-acid sequence MENISIITIIAIAFLGSFGHCVGMCGGIVIAYSSTKIDNSWSKVKQSLSHILYVLGRVSTYTILGFIFGYFGSVVTFNHTTNGILLLFTGFLMILVGLSLSGKLKFLTSIEHSVSKSKIYQQTFRKLLGSNSFISFYLLGMLNGLLPCGFVYVFAITAASTGSALWGAFVMFIFGLSTIPAMFSLGFFVGIFKQIALRNLFISIAAILVIIFGIYTMYNGYEFLSDPNKSTFNRHS is encoded by the coding sequence ATGGAAAATATAAGCATAATAACTATAATAGCAATTGCCTTTTTGGGTTCATTTGGACACTGTGTTGGAATGTGTGGAGGAATAGTTATCGCATATTCAAGTACAAAGATAGATAACTCTTGGAGTAAAGTAAAACAATCTTTATCTCATATCTTATATGTTCTTGGAAGAGTTTCAACTTATACAATATTGGGTTTTATTTTTGGATATTTTGGTAGTGTTGTAACTTTTAATCATACTACAAATGGTATATTACTTTTATTTACTGGTTTTCTGATGATTTTAGTTGGATTATCTTTAAGTGGTAAATTAAAATTTCTAACAAGCATAGAGCACTCAGTTTCAAAATCAAAAATTTATCAACAAACTTTTCGTAAATTATTAGGTTCAAATAGTTTTATCAGTTTTTATTTATTGGGTATGTTAAATGGGCTTCTACCTTGTGGTTTTGTTTATGTTTTTGCAATAACAGCTGCTAGTACAGGAAGTGCTTTATGGGGTGCTTTTGTTATGTTTATTTTTGGTTTAAGTACAATCCCTGCAATGTTTTCATTAGGGTTTTTTGTAGGAATTTTTAAACAAATAGCCCTAAGAAATCTTTTTATTAGTATAGCTGCAATTTTAGTAATTATATTTGGTATTTATACAATGTATAATGGTTATGAATTTTTAAGTGATCCTAATAAATCAACTTTTAATAGACATTCTTAA
- the purL gene encoding phosphoribosylformylglycinamidine synthase subunit PurL has translation MQKEMTTEELALAHSLTLEELENIRSILKREPNYVEIGVFSAMWSEHCSYKSSKKYLNGFPTKAPWVIQGPGENAGVIDIGDGYAAVFKMESHNHPSFIEPYQGAATGVGGILRDVFTMGARPIANMNSIRFASIEGDSETAAKHRFLLRGVVAGIGGYGNCMGVPTIGGETTFEECYAGNNLVNAFTLGLAKADEIFYGKAEGLGNPVMYVGSKTGRDGLGGAVMSSASFTEDSESKRPTVQVGDPFTEKLLLEACLELFKTDLIIGIQDMGAAGLTSSSFEMAGRSGSGMIMHLDKVPAREEGMTPYDFMLSESQERMLICAKKGCEQAIIDIFEKWELDVAVIGEVTGTGNMELFWHGDKVAEVPVQPVSEEAPILDRPVKEPEYLKDIANIKLDKNISNQEAFDTMFSDMEVVDKSWVYSQYDSMVQTNTIEGPGSLDGSSIRIKETGKALAMSADCNTRLCFINPELGAAAAVMESGRNVAMSGARPKAITDCLNFGNPQNPEVMWQFKMACEGIKSACKALSTPVIGGNVSLYNETNGVGVFPTPSIAMVGVNEDANRVLPSRLQENGNTLFLLGDTKGEFGASLYMKKMYDKVAGVHPEVDFKKELALWDTVIDANTSSLLASAKDVNVGGLAVAIAKMAVVGNKGVNVSVELNDSKDIFCESLSRAVVEVKEENIEAFTKIASEKGISYTKIGTVGGDTISINDVTISLENAKDIYFNKFKKVIEQDL, from the coding sequence ATGCAAAAAGAGATGACAACTGAAGAGCTGGCACTTGCCCACTCTTTAACACTTGAAGAGTTAGAAAACATAAGATCTATTTTAAAAAGAGAACCAAACTACGTTGAAATTGGTGTTTTCTCTGCTATGTGGAGTGAACACTGTTCGTATAAATCTAGTAAAAAATATTTAAATGGCTTTCCAACAAAAGCACCATGGGTTATTCAAGGTCCAGGAGAAAATGCTGGAGTTATTGATATTGGTGATGGATATGCAGCTGTTTTTAAAATGGAATCACACAATCATCCAAGCTTTATTGAGCCTTATCAAGGTGCTGCCACTGGTGTTGGTGGTATTTTAAGAGATGTCTTTACAATGGGAGCAAGACCAATTGCAAACATGAATTCTATTAGATTTGCTTCTATTGAAGGCGATAGCGAAACGGCTGCTAAACATAGATTTTTACTTAGAGGTGTAGTTGCTGGTATTGGTGGATATGGTAACTGTATGGGAGTTCCAACTATTGGTGGAGAGACTACTTTTGAAGAGTGTTATGCTGGAAATAACCTTGTAAATGCCTTTACTTTAGGGTTAGCGAAAGCTGATGAAATTTTTTATGGAAAAGCTGAAGGTTTAGGAAATCCTGTTATGTATGTAGGAAGTAAAACTGGAAGAGATGGTCTTGGTGGAGCAGTTATGTCATCAGCTTCATTTACAGAAGACTCAGAATCAAAAAGACCAACTGTACAAGTTGGAGATCCTTTTACTGAAAAACTACTTTTAGAAGCTTGTTTAGAGCTATTTAAAACTGATTTAATCATAGGTATTCAAGATATGGGTGCAGCAGGGCTTACTTCATCATCATTTGAGATGGCAGGAAGAAGTGGTTCAGGTATGATTATGCACTTAGATAAAGTACCTGCACGTGAAGAGGGTATGACTCCTTATGATTTTATGTTAAGTGAATCACAAGAGAGAATGCTTATTTGTGCTAAAAAAGGTTGCGAACAAGCAATTATTGATATCTTTGAAAAATGGGAATTAGATGTTGCAGTTATTGGAGAAGTAACAGGAACTGGAAATATGGAATTATTTTGGCATGGAGATAAAGTTGCTGAAGTTCCTGTTCAACCAGTATCTGAAGAGGCTCCTATATTAGATAGACCAGTAAAAGAACCTGAATACTTAAAAGATATTGCGAATATAAAACTTGATAAAAATATTTCTAACCAAGAAGCTTTTGATACTATGTTTAGCGATATGGAAGTTGTAGATAAATCTTGGGTTTATTCTCAATATGATTCTATGGTTCAAACAAATACAATCGAAGGACCTGGAAGTTTAGATGGTTCATCAATTAGAATCAAAGAGACTGGTAAAGCTCTTGCTATGAGTGCTGATTGTAATACAAGACTGTGTTTCATCAATCCAGAATTAGGAGCAGCAGCAGCTGTTATGGAATCTGGAAGAAATGTGGCTATGAGTGGAGCAAGACCAAAAGCAATCACAGATTGTCTTAACTTTGGAAACCCACAAAATCCAGAAGTTATGTGGCAGTTCAAAATGGCTTGTGAAGGTATAAAATCAGCTTGTAAAGCATTATCAACTCCAGTTATTGGTGGAAATGTATCTTTATATAATGAAACAAATGGAGTTGGAGTTTTCCCAACACCTTCAATTGCAATGGTTGGGGTAAATGAAGATGCAAATAGAGTTTTACCTTCAAGATTACAAGAAAATGGAAATACACTTTTTCTTTTAGGTGATACAAAAGGTGAGTTTGGAGCTTCTTTATATATGAAAAAAATGTATGATAAAGTTGCAGGTGTTCACCCAGAAGTTGATTTCAAAAAAGAGTTAGCACTTTGGGATACAGTTATTGATGCAAATACTTCATCACTTTTAGCAAGTGCTAAAGATGTAAATGTTGGAGGATTGGCAGTTGCAATTGCTAAAATGGCAGTTGTTGGAAACAAAGGTGTAAATGTATCTGTTGAATTAAATGACTCAAAAGATATTTTTTGTGAATCTTTAAGTAGAGCAGTTGTGGAAGTAAAAGAAGAAAATATTGAAGCATTTACAAAAATAGCAAGTGAAAAAGGTATCTCTTATACAAAAATTGGAACAGTTGGAGGAGATACAATCTCTATCAATGATGTTACAATCTCTTTAGAAAATGCAAAAGATATTTATTTTAATAAATTTAAAAAAGTAATCGAACAAGACTTATAA
- a CDS encoding L,D-transpeptidase family protein, producing MKKIAFLVLVLFNTYLLADFVTIYRTMGIDEVQKELDKQLKSEKYWSKYLENIDVRYGYYESKKYVLVADKLSKKFELFKREDKKFLKILTQTMISGEKDGDKFLEGDLKTPIGAYKLTRKLTKLDQFYGPLALVTNYPNTFDKSLNKEGHGIWIHGMPYEESRSDYTKGCIALDNESLVALDKSINYDESVLLISEKDIEPTTKKEMSEVLAFIFSWTDAWRVSDTNTYLSYYSKDFKRANGQNFDAFKKHKEYIFSRKEDKTIKFSNINIMPYPNSFNKKMFKIVMDEHYKTNSYQYDGIKELYIQLEEGKISILSEG from the coding sequence TTGAAGAAAATTGCGTTTTTAGTTTTAGTGTTATTTAATACATATCTTTTGGCTGATTTTGTAACAATATATAGAACAATGGGAATAGATGAAGTACAAAAAGAGTTAGACAAGCAGCTTAAAAGTGAAAAATATTGGAGTAAATATTTAGAAAATATTGATGTAAGATATGGATATTATGAGTCAAAAAAGTATGTTTTAGTAGCTGATAAACTATCAAAAAAGTTTGAACTTTTTAAAAGAGAAGATAAAAAATTTTTAAAAATTCTTACGCAAACAATGATTAGTGGAGAAAAAGATGGTGATAAATTCCTAGAAGGAGATTTAAAGACTCCTATTGGAGCTTATAAATTAACTAGAAAACTAACCAAACTTGATCAATTTTATGGTCCTTTAGCCTTAGTAACAAATTATCCTAATACTTTTGATAAGTCTTTAAATAAAGAAGGTCATGGAATTTGGATTCATGGTATGCCATATGAAGAGAGTAGATCAGATTATACAAAAGGTTGTATTGCCCTTGATAATGAAAGTTTAGTGGCTTTAGACAAAAGTATAAATTATGATGAATCTGTTTTATTAATTTCAGAAAAAGATATTGAACCAACAACTAAAAAAGAGATGAGCGAAGTATTAGCTTTTATTTTTTCTTGGACTGATGCTTGGAGAGTATCTGATACAAATACATATTTATCTTATTACTCTAAGGATTTTAAAAGAGCAAACGGACAAAATTTTGATGCTTTTAAAAAACATAAAGAGTATATTTTTTCAAGAAAAGAAGATAAAACAATTAAATTTTCAAATATAAATATAATGCCTTATCCAAACTCATTTAATAAAAAAATGTTTAAAATAGTTATGGACGAGCATTATAAAACAAATTCTTACCAATATGATGGAATAAAAGAACTTTATATTCAACTAGAAGAGGGGAAAATTTCAATCCTTTCTGAGGGTTAA